From one Tissierellales bacterium genomic stretch:
- a CDS encoding transcriptional repressor: MKNRIEYLKHYLKKYNIKPSTIRIKTLDYLLSNDIHPNVEEIYKKLIEDIPTLSKTSIYNTLELFVEKGLVQIVRIDDKDSKYDLNTDPHGHFICNICDKIYDFDIKDTKNIEKELEGCNIGSKNIYYYGICKKCNENL, from the coding sequence ATGAAAAATCGCATAGAGTACTTAAAACATTATTTAAAAAAATATAATATAAAACCTTCAACAATTAGAATAAAAACCCTAGACTATTTGTTAAGCAATGATATTCATCCTAATGTTGAAGAAATTTACAAAAAATTAATTGAAGATATACCAACCTTATCTAAAACAAGTATATACAATACATTAGAATTATTTGTAGAAAAAGGTTTAGTCCAGATAGTTAGAATTGATGATAAAGATTCTAAATATGATCTTAATACAGATCCCCATGGACATTTTATATGTAATATATGTGATAAAATCTACGATTTTGATATAAAAGATACAAAAAATATAGAAAAGGAACTTGAAGGTTGTAATATAGGAAGTAAGAACATTTATTATTATGGAATATGTAAAAAATGCAATGAAAA